A single window of Haliotis asinina isolate JCU_RB_2024 chromosome 5, JCU_Hal_asi_v2, whole genome shotgun sequence DNA harbors:
- the LOC137284946 gene encoding mucin-2-like translates to MHNHVRRNLCLGLLCLATAVCCGKQVCTFTGLADTAGNNDDWRDYKFMANPDNCKDICSSESWCTAAEFDFYSRSCYLFKGDTPLSHKKNSVFMKKVCTEVTTTSPATEPIAPESRTRMSTSTESTTLTQRMSKKVRPSSKRKKGRKPVSLMVKMLHRNYMGDRITPTEAFTTTAAPTTPAPTTPIATSSSTKKLQASTTSRPGKRSRKRIYSKRSRKRQSSRKPKKSRRVKKIRRIIKSRKPTQPPKTVMKKTPLPRISMSYNTRKRPQLSQLTQTRKSVNIASTTTAVPFIDLNIDSSSTEIRLKAENDTERKQKSTYRMPKISIRSKVSVNPIARDANMVDASRALHSGMTSARNGCVYRCPPMVQWYTRHGQFVPFTRRTYFQPLYRIRIPVRLRIPAFQQTHPVQPPQMIGKNPFLNANQNSRQVACKNTTQHQIQKPVTKPGQSPGQNSGHNPGKKPGDYPVKNSGDSSMKNPGKNSGHNPVKNHGRYPPKNPGHNPGKNSGHYPAKTPSDYPVKNSGHYRARNPGHYPVQNPGHYPVQNPSYYPARNPGHYPIQNPGYYSVRYPVYRPYQYSGLQYWQRMPPVYFSSGYPPRHTATGYYTPQRNPWANNFQKAELVPKKTHHVAVIPGGLYKPVPTRRRVYKQPYTYKPKPTTTQTPMPPKQDLKKPKETTKTQKPPPKPKQAKTYQKSHVLRVKEKPKKVDTSTPQNDQQWQFKPHYNTYTLRLRLRKPISGYKRCYLRQQLPSPPKILVVSFKVDGSFNAKSLPVTYPRRICTFIQPEGRYPEFRLPSPLVIFTGTSYIRNPDEIRKIYAATAPKAEYNVASIQHKTSLHRYTAVYNSPPIFRQLKVPLEISSAVISFDMTRMGFLYHFTVRLPMKLRSRNIMVEDYMSRDITSLKVHPQPFVRRG, encoded by the exons ATGCATAATCACGTGAGGCGGAACCTGTGTCTAGGACTGCTGTGTCTGGCTACTGCAGTATGTTGCG GTAAACAAGTCTGTACCTTCACTGGGTTGGCTGATACTGCGGGAAATAACGATGACTGGCGAGATTACAAGTTTATGGCGAATCCTGACAACTGTAAGGATATTTGCAGCTCCGAATCATGGTGCACTGCAGCAGAGTTTGACTTTTACAGCCGCTCGTGTTATCTGTTCAAAGGAGACACGCCCCTTTCCCACAAGAAAAACAGTGTGTTCATGAAGAAAGTGTGCACTGAAG TCACAACGACATCTCCGGCAACAGAACCAATTGCACCTGAATCCAGAACACGAATGTCGACATCCACAGAAAGCACGACGCTAACGCAGAGAATGTCCAAGAAAGTTCGACCATCCAGTAAAAGGAAGAAGGGACGCAAGCCCGTGTCGTTAATGGTTAAAATGTTGCATCGGAATTATATGGGGGATCGAATAACCCCTACAGAAGCATTCACTACTACGGCAGCACCGACTACTCCCGCACCAACTACTCCCATAGCAACATCTTCAAGCACAAAGAAATTACAAGCGTCCACCACATCAAGGCCAGGTAAAAGATCCAGGAAGAGGATATACTCCAAAAGATCGCGGAAGAGGCAAAGTTCACGAAAACCGAAGAAGTCACGAAGGGTGAAAAAAATCCGTAGGATCATAAAGTCACGGAAACCCACCCAGCCACCTAAAACGGTTATGAAGAAAACCCCACTGCCCAGAATATCTATGTCATACAACACCCGAAAACGTCCACAGTTATCACAATTAACACAGACTCGCAAGTCAGTCAATATTGCTTCGACAACAACGGCTGTTCCTTTTATAGACTTAAATATAGACAGTTCATCGACAGAAATTCGGTTGAAAGCAGAAAATGATACTGAAAGAAAGCAGAAATCTACCTATCGCATGCCAAAGATAAGTATACGCTCAAAGGTATCAGTTAATCCGATAGCTAGGGATGCAAATATGGTGGATGCCTCTCGGGCACTTCACAGTGGAATGACATCAGCCAGAAATGGTTGTGTCTACCGCTGCCCGCCAATGGTACAGTGGTACACACGCCATGGACAATTTGTACCATTCACGAGGAGAACGTATTTCCAACCACTATATCGTATTCGAATTCCCGTACGGCTACGGATTCCAGCTTTCCAGCAGACACATCCTGTGCAACCTCCTCAGATGATTGGTAAAAACCCCTTTCTAAATGCGAATCAAAATTCTAGACAGGTCGCTtgcaaaaacacaacacaacatcaaATACAGAAACCAGTAACAAAACCTGGTCAAAGTCCTGGTCAAAACTCTGGTCACAATCCTGGTAAGAAGCCTGGTGACTATCCTGTGAAGAACTCTGGTGACTCTTCTATGAAGAACCCTGGAAAGAACTCTGGTCACAATCCTGTGAAGAATCATGGTCGCTATCCGCCGAAGAATCCTGGACACAATCCCGGTAAGAACTCTGGTCACTATCCTGCAAAGACCCCCAGTGACTATCCTGTGAAGAACTCCGGTCACTATCGTGCAAGGAACCCTGGTCACTATCCTGTCCAGAACCCTGGTCACTATCCTGTCCAGAACCCTAGTTACTATCCTGCCCGGAATCCTGGTCACTATCCTATCCAGAATCCTGGTTACTATTCAGTCCGATATCCTGTTTACCGTCCTTATCAGTATTCAGGTCTACAGTACTGGCAACGGATGCCGCCAGTCTATTTCAGCTCTGGGTATCCACCTCGGCATACAGCCACAGGTTATTATACTCCTCAAAGAAATCCATGGGCAAACAACTTTCAGAAAGCTGAGCTGGTACCAAAAAAGACACACCACGTGGCTGTGATTCCAGGAGGTCTGTACAAGCCTGTTCCCACAAGAAGACGTGTCTATAAGCAGCCATACACATACAAGCCTAAACCGACCACAACGCAAACACCAATGCCACCAAAACAGGATTTGAAAAAACCCAAAGAAACAACGAAGACCCAAAAACCACCACCTAAGCCGAAGCAAGCCAAGACTTACCAGAAGTCACATGTCTTGAGAGTGAAAGAAAAACCGAAGAAAGTTGATACCAGTACCCCGCAGAACGACCAACAGTGGCAGTTCAAGCCTCATTACAATACATACACACTAAGACTACGCCTTCGGAAACCCATTTCAGGATACAAGAGATGTTACCTAAGACAGCAGCTTCCATCTCCACCAAAGATCCTCGTGGTGTCCTTTAAAGTCGATGGTAGTTTTAATGCAAAATCGCTCCCAGTCACATACCCAAGAAGGATATGTACATTCATTCAGCCAGAAGGCAGGTATCCTGAGTTTAGACTCCCCTCGCCCCTAGTGATTTTCACAGGGACATCCTATATAAGAAATCCAGATGAAATAAGGAAAATATATGCTGCCACTGCTCCCAAAGCAGAGTACAACGTGGcatcaatacaacataaaacaagtCTACACCGATACACCGCTGTGTACAACAGCCCACCGATATTCAGACAGTTGAAGGTTCCACTAGAAATTAGTTCTGCCGTGATTAGTTTTGATATGACGAGAATGGGATTTCTTTATCACTTCACTGTTCGGCTGCCAATGAAGCTTCGCAGCAGGAACATCATGGTGGAAGATTACATGTCGAGAGACATAACCTCTTTAAAGGTGCATCCGCAACCATTTGTTCGAAGGGGATGA